Below is a window of Chiloscyllium punctatum isolate Juve2018m chromosome 49, sChiPun1.3, whole genome shotgun sequence DNA.
AGCAAAGAAGCTGTGCCCAGCTGATCTGTGGAGTGTTTACACTCTGCACAAGCCTCTTGCCAGCCCTTTTCACCTAACCCTTTTAGCAGGGCCATTTATTCTTTCTCAAGTGTACATTGAGCTTTCCTTAAATGTATCTCTGCAATTCACCTCAACTGTACATTGTGTTGGTAAGTTTCATGTTCGAAGCTCACTCATTGTTTAATCAGCAAATATTTGAGCAGGTGACAAAAGCTTGGCCAACAAAGCATGTTTTAAGGAAGGGGGGAAGATTTACAGAGGGAATCACGGACATTCTGCTAAAGCAAGTTGGGATGTTTTTCGACTCCTGTATAACCTAGTTAATGTTATTaggatttgatttttaaaaatgtaattgctCTACTGAAAATTTTAAGATTTGAGATGGTTTTCTTGAATGTTCTGGATTTGAGGACTTTGGGAATTCTCTTTTTAAAACTCATGGTATCAAGTTGGAGCTTAACTTTAGTAAGAATGAGATGAAACTGGGAGCAGGTTACAAACAGTTTAATGAATTAGCTAATCTTTCCCTGTCTACTGTTTTTGTATATGTATAACAGAGCTGTAATAGAAACCAAGGCAGGGTTTTAATAGAACAGTGAATCTCTGTTAAGAAAGGAGGCACAAAAATAGGTGGCTCTAAAATGGCAGCCAGTAACCCGGTTGGAAGATTTGGAAGAATAGGCTAcatggaacacaagtcttcagtttaAAAGTTTATTTAGAAAGCCACTTTCACAAGTTGGTGCTGTTCaatagtttctggattagtggtgctggaagagcacagcagttcaggcagcatccaagtagcttcgaaatcgacgtttcgggcaaaagcccttcatcaggaatggcttttgcccgaaacgtcgatttcgaagctacttggatgctgcctgaactgctgtgctcttccagcaccactaatccagaatctgatttccagcatctgcagtcattgtttttacctcgctgTGCAATAGTTCACTCACCCAACACCTGTTATAATTGTACACCACGTAAATGTATTGTTCACATTCTATGATAAGTCCTTGTGTCATTTCTTTCCAAAGGTGTATGTACCCGGGAGCCTCCGTTTTACATCATCACGGAGTTTATGACTCACGGTAACCTCCTAGATTATCTACGTGATTGCAACAAGGAGGAAGTGAATGCTGTTGTGCTGCTATACATGGCAACTCAGATCTCCTCTGCGATGGAGTATTTGGAGAAGAAAAATTTCATTCACAGGTACGTTGCCCTAGTACTCAGAGTGTGATTAAGTTCACCAGGTAAGACTATGGTTCACTGCAGCAAATTTGTCACACTTATATTTACATGCTAGCTCCTTGTAGAATAGAGTACAGTGTTAGCATTACCCAGTCATCTCTCTTCTAGCTAGGACCTGTTGTGTCATTGACTGCAATCGTTAACATAGCACTGGTTTGGACAAACCTAAGCTCCTTCACTGATGCAAAAAAAGCCTGTGTCACTGAGTTCATTGCACATGCTGTGATAGCGTGTTTATGTCGAAGTGAAAGTTGATTATTTTCAAGGTACGGAAAAATTCCTTTGCAAAATGTTTTCTGTAAGTAAAGTATTATTTGTGCACTTGCTCCATATATACTGGTCACTCAGGATTGAATTATTTTCTACAGGTGCATTTTGTATTTGCGGAGAGGGAAttgctattttaaaattaaaatccgTGTGTTTAAAATGATGAGCCATTTTAATCTAAACAATGGAGTCTTTAGCAAACTGCTGCAGGTTCCTTCAAGGCAAATACAGCATCCAAGCAATCTAATTTTAACTTAGATCTTCTCTAGCATCAAGTTGTAATTTCTCACAGGGTCTAATTGTTTCTTTAACTTTCACTCAGAATCTGATTCTTCCTTTTACTGTTTTCCTAGGGATCTTGCCGCTAGGAACTGCCTTGTAGGGGAGAACCACTTGGTTAAAGTGGCTGATTTTGGACTAAGTAGATTAATGACAGGGGATACATATACAGCACATGCTGGGGCAAAGTTTCCCATTAAATGGACTGCTCCAGAAAGTTTGGCATACAACAAATTTTCAATCAAATCCGATGTGTGGGGTAAGTATGTGGTGGTTGCTCCTGAATAATCATAACATACATTGTTAAAATTATTGCACTGAGTGCAAGTGTTTTGGAGGAAACTATCTGGAACAGTGAAGTCTAGTTAAAGAAACATCACCAGTTGTagaaaccccccccccaccttaccccagttccaacctgccagctcagcaccgccctcatgacctgtcctacctgccaatcttccttcccacctatccactccaccctcttctctgacctatcacctttatccccacctccatccacctattgtactcttagctaTCTTCTCCTcagcacacacccccccccccatttatgtctccaccccagactccctgcctcattcctgatgaagggcttttgcctgaaacttcaatttttctgctcctcagatgctgcctgatctgctgtgcttttccagcatcactctaatctagactctgatctccagcatctgtagtcctcactttcaccttaaaGAAACATCACCctatttaaaaataaatgcaAACAATCAGCTTGAGCCACCTTCTGAATTTCCCTCCTCTTCCAGCCCCCTACCTTACTTATATTATGTCTTGCAACTCTGGCATCCAAGTCTGATGACTGTTACTGGTTGCTGCCTGCGGGTGTGTTGGTTGATGCCTACAATGTCAAGAAGCTGAGTTGTTAGCATTTGATTTCAGCGGCAATGTTTAGTTTTTGTGTGTTTTATCTAATTCATTTTTCAATCCCTTCCTGCCCAACCCCTATCACCTTATGATTGTGTTATCAGTGATCACTGCTGAATGGATTGAAATAATATGGAAGACATGAATGACTATCCATCTTAACCTTCAGTCCTTTTTAACTGTAACAGATCCTGAAGACAACTACCCTCCACAAATATATAATTAAATCATCCTGCCGTTGTTTATTTTGTTTCTCTTCAGTAATTTGACCATTTTTTAGAATTGTTGTTTGAACAAAACTAATTTGTCTCATGGTGGAACTAATGGTATGTCTTTGTAGTGCAGATGCTTTTGTTTGGAATTGCTGAAAAGAAAAGAATCCATGTTTTATATCTGAACCAACATAGCACGTTACTTTCCTTGTAGCATTTGGTGTCCTCCTGTGGGAGATTGCAACTTACGGCATGTCTCCCTACCCTGGAATTGACCTTTCGCAAGTTTATGACCTGTTGGAAAAGGACTATAGGATGGAGCGGCCTGAGGGCTGTCCAGAGAAAGTCTATGAATTGATGCGAGCATGTGAGTACACAAGGAGTTAATTTATAACCAGTTTGGTTTGTATTTGAGTAATAATATTACTTCTGCACTATAGCATCTAGCTGATGCATCTTCTGCACTTTGCAAACCTGTGATCTCCATAGTCTGGAAAGACagacagcaggtacatgggaacaccaccacctcgaTCCTACTCCCCATAGTCACGCAGAATCCTAACTTGGAGCTATACCACTGGTCCTTCACTGTTGTTAAGCCATAAACCAGTGACTCAGTCTCTAAAAGCACTGAGAGTGCCTTTACTACATGTGCTACAATGGCAAGAAGACATCTTACCATCACACTCTCAAAGGCTGTTAGAGAGATGAGTAATCAATACTGACCGTGCCAAAACTGAAATTCTTggaaggaattttaaaaatactTGCAGCACAAAAGAGGCCACTTGACCAATGCACATGACCAAATACTGAAACTTGCTTTTGAAACGAGAGCCACCTAATGGTTGCATCTTGCTACATTGTGACAATGAATGCCAGGAAGTGTTGACCTAGCCACACTCAATGAAGGTAGAAAAACATAACCAAAATAATGGCAATTGGAAATATGCAGCATATAAAAATATTTTAACATTTTATTGATCAGCAATAGGTTTGGCAGGATGAggtaatttgaaaaaaaaactgcaaatacAAAGGATTGATTTATTATTTGCCTTTGACCTCTCCCTTGTCTTGATTCCTAAATATCTACATTACCACAGAAAAACTGTGAACTTCAGAAACAAAAAAATGAAGTTAATGTAGTCACTATGTCAATGTCGAGCTGCTTTGTGTCTTAAAGTAAATCTCTTTACATGGAGCTTACAAGCTACTTAGTCCTTCAGGTTTGTGCTAATGGTTATCCTACCCCACTTCTCACCCAGTGGGTATGCCATCCTCCTGCTCTGTTTCTGAACAAGGTTCTACTTAAAATGCAGCTGTGTTGTTTACTTCAGCCAGTCCATGTAGAAATGAAGATCAGATCTTCTCTAGATTTAAAAAAAGGATGATTAAACAACAGTCTATTAGTAAGTCAACAATGGTTTGAATGGTGGATTGAGCTGAAAGGAACTGGTGCAATTGAGTGTGGGGTTTAGATTGCAGCTGGCTGCTTGTTGGACAGACACTGCTGATAGCTGCACTTTGCACAGGGCTTAACCTTCACTGAGAACAGAGGCAGCTTACTGGCTTTCCTCAAAACCCGTAGGTGGGTTTGCATTGAAAAACAGCTGTGATATGACTGATGGTTGAGAAATCTTTACTTCAGTTAGAAAACCTCTAACCATGTTGCTCACCTCTAGGTTGGAAGTGGAACCCAGGAGACCGACCATCATTTGCAGATATCCATCGCGCTTTTGATACAATGTTCCAAGAATCAAGTATATCAGAGGGTGAGTGCTTATGGCTGAGGCAATCTGTGTTATATTACGGATAACCAGACACTGCTGGTTTCAGTCTCTCAAGAGCAAGCATGTGCATCAAACAAAATTccaaattattttattttcacTTTGTTTAATGTATTTCCACACAATTTACTCCATCTACAAACATATCACTTTTGTAGAGCAGAGTTTGAAAAATTAGGATACAGAAGTCATTGTAATTGTGCCAATGTTTTCAGTGATTTGTGGCAATATCCGTGTCATGCAGGATCCTCAATGTCTATTTTATATAGAAATAATTACCAAAATTTGCAAAAGGAGCATTCTAATATTTTCAGGGAATGTGTCATGTTTGTCGGTGCATTTGGGATGGTGGGGGTAACTCTACCAGGTAAtttacaatgtgtgtgtgtcaggcttCCCCAGGAGATTGGTGGGGGAAGGTGTGTGTCAGTAATTGCAGCAAAAATCCATGAATTTGCTGCTAACTCTTTTGTGATCAAAGAATTGGATTTTTAACTTCGTTTTTAATGCAAAATTTAATATTAATCTGTGGGTAATGTAAGCAGGTACATGATGCTATGTTTTCTATTTTAGTAGATCAGTAAACTGTTAAATATTGCGCACCTTTTGTTGTTTAGTTGTTCACTAACTTTCCATACCTCAGCTGGCTGAAGAAGTGAGCAGGTTGTCTGAACGCCCACACCTACATTTATTTTTGAAAAGCTCACCATGATTTATTCAGAAGATGACATGTTGTTTAACAGTCTGGGAATGTTCTCCTTGTTACGTGTTTTGCAGAGGTTGAGAAAGAGCTCGGGAAGAAAGGAGGGAAATGCTGTGGCAGCAACAAACCACAGGCACCAGAACTGCCAACCAAAACACGCACCCTGCGCAAAACGACTGAGAGCAAAGAGCCAATTGAAGTTCAGGAGGTGTCCCATTCAATATTTAAAGTCTTGAGCCAACATGGTACGTTTCATGCAGGGGGTGGGTGTTAGTAAGGAATGTGTGGGTCACGCACTGAGCTTGGAAAGTCAGACTTGACGCGGCTTTGCAGAAGCATGTGTTTCATCCTAACTGGTCTGTGTGGGCATGTATAGAGCACCTGAGCCACCTCCCACCCAACACCTCATCTATCCTTATCACATCGTATGTCGTACCAGAACTAAAGTTAAACTGTGCAGATCTCTGGAAACCAGAACAAAAGTGCTGTGACTTTGTTTTGTTTTACCTTTTGTCTTAGTTGAATTGTAAGGTCTCATTAATAAGATATCCAGGGGTTGAATACTGAGTGGTGTGCCTACTGTGCAACATTTAACattcttgttttatttttctcctttttttgtgCTGATCATAGTGAGTGTCATTGTTAGTCCTGGGATCAGAACACACTCCATTTTAGACGAAGCTTGGTAAAGCCTGCTTGACAATGCAGCAAATAATTTGCCTCAACTCTGATCCACAGGAAGGTTCTCTCTACTATATCAGACACCCTCTGGCTTCTGGGTGAAGCTGCTAATCACTGCCCCATAGGAGGTGATCCAGCAATGTAGCACTATGAGCTTCAACTTACGCAGGACCATATGATGGAGCAGgagattcattgattcattgaatctgctGCACTATTCACTATAGAGTATGACAGCTCTAATAGGCCTTAACTCCACTTCCTTGccttttccctgtatcccagcTTCTGTGTCAGAGTTTTCTGtagactttctctatttaaagAAGTCACCTCCTCTGTTCTTGCTGCGAAAAGACATAACCTCATATTTTCCACATTATATCTCATCTGCCAACCTTTTTCCCCACTCGCTTAACCTAATTATAACCCTTTGCAAACTCTTGTGCCATTCTCACACTTGTCTTTCCCATCTTTTTTGTCATCTATAATCCTGGCTGTAGTACATTCACTTACCTCCTCCAGTCTTTCAGACAGATACTGTAAGTAACTGTGGGCCTGTTGCTAATCCCTGTGGCCTTCCACTAGTTAGGGAAGCTGACAGCTTGAAAATGCTCCCCTTTTTTCCTCCCAAGTCTTTGTCTTTTATTAATTAGCCACTCCTGCTATTCATCATACCCTACACCTAACACCTTGGGCTCTTAATAATCTTGCATGCAGTtccttatcgaatgccttttggaaatacaAATACAGTAAATTTACTTATTTCCTCTATCTGTCCTGCTTGTTACCTCAGCGTTTGAATACATTTGTCAGGCTGACTTCCACCCATGAAGCCACACTGAGTCCACTTGGGTATATTATGTATTCCCACAAGCTCTGCTAATGTATTATTTATAATGGATTTCTGTTTTCTCAATGACAGATGCTACATTAGCTGGCCTAAAATTAGTTTTGACTACATGCCTTTTTGAATAAGTATCTTACATTGATAATTTTCCAACCCTGGGACGTATTGAAAGATTGCTACTCTAGTGCATCCATTATCTCTACTTCCTTTAAAATCCCAGTAACACCCTTTTTCACACTAGTCTGAGTTGGATTTGAATGCAGGTTCCTCGCTTTACCATCTGCCTCACACTCTCAAACAATTCTGACACAAATAGTCGCTGTGCCAACCCATCCTTTCCCTACCCACCGTCATCCCCCCCAACCACCGTGCACAGCCGCAGTGCCAACCCACCTATCTTTTCTCCCCCCTGCATGCTCACGAGCAAATAGAGTTAGCTTTGGTAGAGTACCTGTTGCTAAAGTCAGTATGATCACTCGGCAGAGTTGCAGAATTGTTTCAGTGCTGAAGGAGGTCCcacagcccaccatgtctgcacCGGATCACCAAATGAGCATCATGACTTAGTGTCACTTTCCTGCTCGTCTCCATAAACCTGGGCATTCAAATAATCGTCTAATGCTCCTTAAATGCCTTGAATGAAACTGCCCCCACCATACTTCCAAGCACTACATTCCAGCCTTGAATCCAGCACTGAGTGAAAAGGCTTTCTTCTCACATCACATTTGCTTCTCTTGTAAATTAGTTTAAATCTGTACCCTATCGTTCTCAATCTTTGCACGAGTAAGAATAGTTTCTATCATCTATTCTGTCCAGATCCTTATGCCTTTAAAGTTTCTTGCAAATCCCTTTTAAGCCTTCTCTCCTGCATAGAACGCAATTCTAGCTTCTCCAATGTATCTTAATAACTGAAGTTTATCATACCTGTGAGCAGTCTTTGTAAAACTCTTCTGTTGTCCTTTCGATGCATTCACATTCGTTGTCAAGCAAGACATCCAGAACGGCATATAATCTTCTAGCCAATTCTAAAAATGCAGCATGACTGCCTTACCCTTGTTATTAATAAATCCCAGGATATTTGTACTTTATTAGCATCTCTTCATTTGTCCTACAATCTTTTAGTGACTTACTCATATGTAGAGAAACTTAAAGATGgcgtatagcatggaaacaggcccttcagtccaactcgtccttgctgacCTATTAATttaatatcctaaattaatcgtgTCCCATttcccagtatttggcccatatccctctaaacccttcctatttatatccccatccagatgccttttaaatgtacaattgtaccagcctcctccacttcctctggcagctcaatctatatacatatcaccctctgcatgaaaaggttgctccttttaaatctttcccctctcaccttaaacctatgccctctaggttttggatcccccgaccccagggaaaataccttgtctattcaccctaacaaccccctcatgattttataaacctctataaggtcacccctcaacttctgatgctccagggtaaacagccccatcctattcagcttctctctatagctcaaaccctccaactctggcaacgtccttgtaaatcttttctgaaccctttcaagtttcacgacctccttctgatagcagggagaccagaattgcatgcacgaCTCCAAAAGTgccaaaccaacatcctgtacagctgcaacatgacttccctacTCCTATAaccaatgcattgaccaataaagttaagcttaccaaatgctgccttcactatcgtGTCTACCTCCACTTTCTAGGAACTATGAGTCTGCACTTCAAggcctttttgttcagcaacactcccaagaccttactgttaagtgtacaagtcttgccctgattttcCTTTGCTCACCTCAGATTCatctaacttaaactccatctgtcactccacagtccgttggcccatctgatcaagatcctgttgtactctgaggtacaCCTAGGTCTCACTGCTGTTGCAGCTTAGAGTAGTGCTCTTTTTGGTTTGGAATTGAAGAGCGTAAGTTATAAAATTAAAAGTGTTGGAAGCattcagcctgtcaggcagcatgtaTGGAGAAATGCAGAGTTAAAGGTTTTGCTCAGCAGCCTTTCATCACAACTGAGGATAATTTTGGTTGCCGAGAGCACAATCCAGCGAATGTGAGTGTTTACGTTTGTTTCTGTGTGCACAGATTCCGGGGATCATGAGATGGCAGTTTCTCCCATGCTGCCACGCAAGGACAGAGACCAGGACAGCAACCTGGACGATGATCGTTTGCAGTCTTTCACCAAGGAGAAAGGCAAATCCAGCTCCATTTTCAGCTCCTTTATCAAAAAGAAGAAGAAGACCGCACCCGCCCCTCCCAAGCGCAGCAGCTCATTCCGAGACACGGACGGCCAGGTGGAGCGAAAGGGAGAGGCACTGGAAGACACCAGCACTGGGAAAGATACAAACAACGGAGCCTTTCTCAATAGCGTAGCCCCTCTTGACGCAATCGATCTGAGTAAATTGCAGCACTCATTTAGCACTGTGGCACAAACTGCAAACAATGGAGGTGGAGGAGTCACCAATGGAAGCTTCTTGGGGACGACTGGGTTCTTCTCTCCACATTTGAAGAAATCCAACACATTAACGTCCAGCAAAGCTGCGGGGAGTGAAGAGGAACCAATCTCCAACACCAAACGCTTCATGAGATCTTGCTCTGCGTCCTCTATGCCTCCAGGCAGCAAAGAGATGGAGAGGAAAGCCCTGACGCTGCCCCGAGATCTCCAGTCGGTGGGGAAGCCGGCAGAATCTGTCCTGGCCTCTGGCTGCGACAGGACTGAGAAGCCAGCGTTGCCTCGGAAAAGGACAAACGAAACTAAAGTGGACGTGGTGCCTCGGGGCAGCATGACTGCTCCTCCTCGGCTGCCAAAAAAGACAGACGAGTTAAATGATGATGTTTTTGCTAACCTGGAGTCCAGTCCCAGCTCCAGCCCACCAGCATCGACTCCAAAACTTGTCCGCAGGCAGCCAGGGACTGTTGTGTCCAGTGGTCTTGGCCTCAAGGACAAGGACAAGGACGAAGGTGGGAAGATTTGTGCCTTAAATTCCCCACAGGAGCCCATCTCCTCCAGCCTGGCTGCCTCTGCACTGAAGCAGAGCTCCACCTCTTTCCTTGGGGGAATGAACCAGCTGACTGAGGACTCGAGGGCACGGCGGTTCAAGCAGGCTTCTGACCAGCTGCTGTCAGCTCCCGTTAGGGACCGGGGCAAACTGCAGAAATCCAAGCCGGCTCCCCCTCCTCCACCAGCTACAAAATCCCTTCGGCCGCCTCGGAGTCCGACCCACGAGGCCACAGCCGAGATTGCCACAGGCGTCAAGCCTAAGCCGGTCATGGACACTTCAGGTGGGGAGGCTACAAAGGCCCCCCCACCAGGGGATGCAGTTAAAAGGCCCGCCCTCCATTCAGCACCAAAGTCCCAGTCCTCAACGAGGCCGTCAGCTGCCTCCTCATCCTCCACGCAACCTGCCTTACCAAACCCAAGCACCGAACAGCAAACCTCCACCACTACAGCCTTCATCCCCCTCATCTCCACCAGGGTGTCTCTGCGCAAGACCCGGCTTCAGCCCGAGAGGATGGCCAGTGCCAATATCACCAAGGACACCGTTTTGGAGAGCACTGAGGCGCTCCGCGTGGCTATTGACAGGAACTCTGAGCAGATGGCCAGTCACAGCGCGGTGCTGGAGGCAGCCAAGAACCTGTACACCTTCTGCACCAGCTACGTGGACTCCATCCAGCAGATGCGCAACAAGTTTGCCTTCAGGGAGGCTATCAACAAGCTGGAGAGCAACCTCCGTCAGCTCCAGATTTGCTCAGCCAGCCAGGACTTTACCAAACTGCTCTTGTCAGTGAAAGAAATCAGTGACATCGTCCAGAGGTAGCAAAGGCtctgggggggtgggtggtggaggagggtggacaTAATATGTACACAGAATGCTGCTCCCAGACTCCGTAACAGTATGATAGAATCAGGAGAAGGACTTGAATTTGGCTGCTTGCTGCCAGAGGTGTGCACCGAAACGTAGCATTTAATCCTGAGTGGCTCTGTAAATTCCTCGTGTCTGCTTCAGTTACCTCTTGCAATAACTTTGTTGTCACATGCAAACATTCATACTGTACAAACAGCTGGTGATTCAGCTTAATAGATCAACTCTAGCCTATGTTCAGCTCACCCTTTCACTCTGTCCCTTTCTTCCTCATGTGCTTAACAGTCTCAAGACAATAGCAGTTAATTCCACTCCAAAACATAAGAGGATCAGCATTTTCCATTTGATAAGTAACTGTGACGTTTTGTTACGTATTCAGGAGCCAACAAAATACTTGTGTGTTACAAGTCAGCCATTGTTGATTACAACCCAGAACATGTTGAAACTTTTAATGGAGTGCTGATAGTTAAGAGAAGGTAGTGGGGTAAAAACTCATTCTCACTGACAACCTGATCCCTCACTGCAATTCACCTTCCATCATTTGCACTGGATTTTTTTTAGAAAGAGAACATGTGTAGTTAAGCTTTTGCAGTATTAGACAGTGGACATGAATACCAGACAATCACCATAATAAGTTTAGTTAACACCTTTATAGACTGTGCTTTCCATTGATTATGGGACCATTGGAATTTAATACCGTGGCTGCAAATGTACACATTGTGTACTCATCACAACTGAAGAGATTGTTAAATTAATAAGAGTTGAATGCTGTTTGTAAGTGACAGAAAGCATCAAATAATAGTTCACCACTTGTATAGTTCCTACCTCATTCGTACTAGTGTTTCATTTGAAAGCTTAAAAAGCAGACTGAGAAAGCAGTGAAATCAGCCAGAGCCCCATTATTCCGAGGTGGCAAATCTCAATCCTGGCTGGAGCTGGCTTTTCTTGTCAGGGTGAAGAGGATTCAATTCTAACTGACAACCCTGAAACAAGGCAGAAACCAACCCACAACCACCAACACCCTGCCTCCAATAAACACAACTGCAGAGTGTGAAATAATAGTCTAATCTGGCACTCACCAACACATTTTGACACTAGGACGTGAGATACAGGCTGCCAACTCTGGTCTTGATATATTCCTGTAGGTTTCTGCACATGACAGCAGCTTTCTATActtcaaaaacatttttttttaaaagtccctATGGTACATAACATTTGCATCGCACAATTACCAGGGAATGACCATCTCTGAAGAGAAAATGTCTAACCGTCAGCACTCGGTATTCAATAGAATTACCATCATTGAAGCTCCTggcatcaacatcctggggattactattgatcagaaattgaactggactagccatataaatgcaGTGGCTGCATGAGTATGTCAGggactaggaatcctgcagcaagtaactcatctgATCACCTCTCTTCAAGGCACAAGTAATGAGTTTGATAgctacactcccacacactgggGAATGTTCTATAACAATACTTGAAGCACAACCCACAGTCAATGCACAGCAGCAATatgtactatccacaagatgcattgtaggagttcaccaaggttccttagaAAGCACATTGCAAACTCATGATCTTTACATTCTAGAAAGAtttaagggcagcagatacgtaGGAacttgcaagttctcctccaagtcactcaccatcaaacttggaaatatatctctgttgcCTCAGTGTGGATGGGTCAAAA
It encodes the following:
- the abl1 gene encoding tyrosine-protein kinase ABL1 isoform X2 — encoded protein: MKMLEICRKLVGCKSRKTLSASSSCYLEEALHRPDFESQGLTEAARWNSKENLLACPSENDPNLFVALYDFVASGDNTLSITKGEKLRVLGYNHNGEWCEAQTKNGQGWVPSNYITPVNSLEKHSWYHGPVSRNAAEYLLSSGINGSFLVRESESSPGQRSISLRYEGRVYHYRINTASDGKLYVSSESRFNTLAELVHHHSTVADGLITTLHYPAPKRNKPTIYGVSPNYDKWEIERTDITMKHKLGGGQYGEVYEGVWKKYNLTVAVKTLKEDTMEVEEFLKEAAVMKEIKHPNLVQLLGVCTREPPFYIITEFMTHGNLLDYLRDCNKEEVNAVVLLYMATQISSAMEYLEKKNFIHRDLAARNCLVGENHLVKVADFGLSRLMTGDTYTAHAGAKFPIKWTAPESLAYNKFSIKSDVWAFGVLLWEIATYGMSPYPGIDLSQVYDLLEKDYRMERPEGCPEKVYELMRACWKWNPGDRPSFADIHRAFDTMFQESSISEEVEKELGKKGGKCCGSNKPQAPELPTKTRTLRKTTESKEPIEVQEVSHSIFKVLSQHDSGDHEMAVSPMLPRKDRDQDSNLDDDRLQSFTKEKGKSSSIFSSFIKKKKKTAPAPPKRSSSFRDTDGQVERKGEALEDTSTGKDTNNGAFLNSVAPLDAIDLSKLQHSFSTVAQTANNGGGGVTNGSFLGTTGFFSPHLKKSNTLTSSKAAGSEEEPISNTKRFMRSCSASSMPPGSKEMERKALTLPRDLQSVGKPAESVLASGCDRTEKPALPRKRTNETKVDVVPRGSMTAPPRLPKKTDELNDDVFANLESSPSSSPPASTPKLVRRQPGTVVSSGLGLKDKDKDEGGKICALNSPQEPISSSLAASALKQSSTSFLGGMNQLTEDSRARRFKQASDQLLSAPVRDRGKLQKSKPAPPPPPATKSLRPPRSPTHEATAEIATGVKPKPVMDTSGGEATKAPPPGDAVKRPALHSAPKSQSSTRPSAASSSSTQPALPNPSTEQQTSTTTAFIPLISTRVSLRKTRLQPERMASANITKDTVLESTEALRVAIDRNSEQMASHSAVLEAAKNLYTFCTSYVDSIQQMRNKFAFREAINKLESNLRQLQICSASQDFTKLLLSVKEISDIVQR